In a single window of the Natronorubrum halophilum genome:
- the nucS gene encoding endonuclease NucS — protein sequence MTSGTPSTNSSQAITLEQPSLEDAREAIADGIEREALVTIFGRCAVDYEGRASSTLEAGDRHVMLKPDGATLVHTDEGQQPVNWQPPGCEHDVFCDAADDDGERALVLESVRSTPDERLRVRFQRILQVSTFSGSDENDLALSGSEEDLRRRILEDPDLLEAGFTPLATERDTAAGAIDIYGEDAAGRTVVVELKRRRVGPDAVSQLRRYVDALGRDLHADASVRGILVAPSVTDRADRLLVDHGLEFVPLEPIGE from the coding sequence GTGACGTCCGGCACACCATCCACGAACTCCTCGCAGGCCATTACCCTCGAGCAGCCATCCCTCGAGGACGCCCGCGAGGCCATCGCCGACGGAATCGAGCGCGAGGCGCTCGTCACGATTTTCGGCCGCTGTGCGGTCGACTACGAGGGGCGCGCCTCGAGCACCCTCGAGGCCGGCGACCGCCACGTCATGCTCAAACCCGACGGTGCGACGCTGGTCCACACCGACGAGGGCCAGCAGCCGGTCAACTGGCAGCCGCCGGGCTGTGAACACGACGTCTTCTGCGACGCGGCGGACGACGACGGCGAGCGCGCGCTGGTACTCGAGAGCGTTCGGTCGACGCCGGACGAGCGACTCCGCGTCCGTTTTCAGCGGATTCTGCAAGTCTCTACGTTCTCCGGCTCCGACGAGAACGACCTCGCGCTCTCGGGATCCGAGGAGGACCTTCGCCGACGGATCCTCGAGGACCCCGACCTGCTCGAGGCGGGGTTTACCCCGCTCGCGACGGAACGCGACACGGCCGCGGGTGCCATCGACATCTACGGCGAGGACGCGGCGGGGCGGACGGTCGTCGTCGAACTCAAGCGTCGCCGCGTCGGCCCCGACGCGGTAAGCCAGCTACGGCGGTACGTCGACGCCCTGGGGCGCGACCTCCACGCCGACGCGTCGGTGCGCGGGATTCTGGTCGCCCCCTCGGTGACCGACCGCGCCGACCGGCTGCTCGTCGACCACGGCTTAGAGTTCGTCCCGCTCGAGCCGATCGGTGAGTGA